A DNA window from Massilia putida contains the following coding sequences:
- a CDS encoding response regulator has protein sequence MASDQTTKILLVDDQPANLAVLEAILADLGQALVSVTSGEAALREVLARDFAVVLLDVRMPTMNGFELAELIREHPRTHSLPIIFLTAGDADEFPLERAYALGAVDYLTKPFNPVVLRAKVAVFIDLYRKNAELARIEEERHRAQLRSRDTRLRLILDNIRDYAFIGTDVDRVVTEWEGGAAAITGWDPGSVIGRSADLLFTPDDMAHGQPEQEARRALDHGRAEDRRWHVRRDGTRFFADGVMVPLRDEAGVHVGFAKIIRDATTEKLAAERLAESEQRLEESRRQAEAERERLLRELQAASDRMRDIFHRAPAIMCVMSGPEHVIEMANQRYLELAANRPLAQRPVRAALPELAGQGFIDVLDRVYGSGEAIEGHNVRLLLQGRDDDAHPGLEEHFLDFVCMALRDPDGSISGVLLHGVDVTERTRANLLAIGQRGALELAVTDAPLGDVLDVLARTAEDYSGGAALASVQLAAPDGRLHHAAAPSLPADFQHAIDAVPIGPVAGAAGSAAWRGEPIVSADIDADPLWRQHLAPAQAHGLRAARALPILAPSGAVLGTFTLYYRERRLPGPQEEAALALLANTASLVIGQRHEAAERQAAEHRSRAILESMSDGFIALDPAWRITYANGAAEAVTGRQRAELVGAQFWDLFARMRGTPQEQALRRTAQERTRSRIEAYDDAQNRWFEINSFPMEASGADAGGLALYFRDETDRRRAEEGIHRLAAVAEQSSDFIGIFTPDDGGIYLNPAGCRMAGLDARTNIAAWRMIDFFPREDRPFVRDHVMAALTGSAAQWEGELRLDQPDGREPIPVYFKGFAVRDADGHNIGLATITRDITAQKRSEDELRRVAADLSEADHRKSEFLATLAHELRNPLAPIRTGLDLLRMAPRDAEATARVHAMMDRQLGHLIHLVDDLLDIARITRGKIELKREAVDLKVIVQMALETSAALIESHGHRLDVDLPAEPLPLEADVTRMVQVLSNLLNNAAKYTPAGGRVLLTAWREDGHAAVAVSDTGIGIPPDAIGSVFEMFTQVRGSLDRAQGGLGIGLSLVRRLVELHGGRVSAFSAGRGHGSTFTVRLPLHPGSPHARPAGTAAAAPQAPTALRVLVVDDNADAADSLVALLEALGHTTWVARDGPRGLQTALDVHPDLVLLDIGLPGMSGYEVARAIRKSQGVRQIVLIALTGWGAQSDQAQSHEAGFDQHLTKPVSLEALEQALAAAARTLR, from the coding sequence ATGGCCTCCGACCAGACCACCAAGATCCTGCTCGTCGATGACCAGCCGGCCAACCTGGCGGTGCTGGAAGCCATCCTGGCGGACCTGGGCCAGGCGCTCGTGTCGGTGACGTCGGGCGAAGCCGCCTTGCGCGAAGTGCTCGCCCGCGATTTCGCCGTCGTGCTGCTGGACGTGCGGATGCCGACGATGAACGGTTTCGAGCTGGCCGAGCTGATCCGCGAGCATCCGCGAACGCACAGCCTGCCCATCATCTTTCTCACCGCCGGCGACGCCGACGAATTCCCGCTCGAGCGCGCGTACGCGCTGGGCGCGGTCGACTACCTCACCAAACCCTTCAATCCCGTGGTCCTGCGCGCCAAGGTCGCCGTCTTCATCGACCTGTACCGCAAGAACGCGGAACTGGCGCGCATCGAGGAAGAACGCCACCGCGCCCAGCTGCGCTCGCGCGACACAAGGCTGCGCCTCATTCTCGACAACATCCGCGACTATGCCTTCATCGGCACCGACGTCGACCGCGTCGTGACCGAATGGGAAGGCGGCGCCGCCGCGATCACGGGGTGGGACCCCGGCAGCGTGATCGGCCGCAGCGCCGACCTGCTGTTCACGCCGGACGACATGGCGCACGGCCAGCCCGAGCAGGAGGCCCGGCGCGCCCTCGACCACGGCCGCGCCGAGGACCGCCGCTGGCACGTGCGGCGCGACGGCACGCGCTTCTTCGCCGACGGGGTGATGGTGCCGCTGCGCGACGAGGCGGGCGTCCACGTCGGCTTCGCCAAGATCATCCGCGACGCCACGACGGAAAAGCTGGCTGCCGAGCGCCTGGCCGAGAGCGAGCAGCGGCTGGAAGAGAGCCGGCGCCAGGCCGAGGCCGAGCGCGAACGCCTGCTGCGCGAGCTGCAGGCGGCCAGCGACCGCATGCGCGACATCTTCCACCGCGCGCCCGCCATCATGTGCGTGATGAGCGGCCCGGAGCACGTGATCGAGATGGCCAACCAGCGCTACCTGGAACTGGCCGCCAACCGGCCGCTCGCGCAGCGGCCCGTGCGTGCCGCGCTGCCGGAACTGGCGGGGCAGGGCTTCATCGACGTGCTCGACCGCGTCTACGGCAGCGGCGAGGCTATCGAAGGCCATAATGTCCGCCTGCTTCTGCAAGGCCGGGACGACGATGCGCACCCCGGACTGGAAGAGCACTTCCTCGACTTCGTCTGCATGGCGTTGCGCGACCCGGACGGCAGCATCTCGGGCGTGCTGCTGCACGGCGTCGACGTGACGGAGCGGACGCGCGCCAACCTGCTCGCCATCGGCCAGCGCGGCGCGCTGGAGCTGGCCGTCACCGACGCGCCGCTGGGCGACGTGCTCGACGTGCTGGCGCGCACGGCGGAAGACTACAGCGGCGGTGCGGCCCTCGCGTCCGTGCAGCTGGCCGCGCCCGACGGCCGCCTGCACCACGCGGCGGCGCCGTCGCTGCCCGCCGACTTCCAGCATGCGATCGACGCGGTGCCCATCGGCCCGGTGGCCGGCGCGGCGGGCAGTGCCGCGTGGCGCGGCGAGCCGATCGTCAGCGCCGACATCGACGCCGACCCGCTGTGGCGGCAGCACCTGGCGCCCGCGCAGGCGCACGGGCTGCGCGCGGCGCGTGCGCTGCCGATACTGGCCCCGTCCGGGGCCGTCCTCGGCACGTTCACCCTGTACTACCGCGAACGGCGCCTGCCCGGCCCGCAGGAAGAAGCGGCGCTGGCGCTGCTCGCCAACACGGCCTCGCTCGTGATCGGCCAGCGCCACGAGGCCGCCGAACGCCAGGCGGCCGAACACCGCTCGCGCGCGATCCTGGAGAGCATGAGCGACGGCTTCATCGCCCTCGATCCGGCGTGGCGCATCACGTACGCGAACGGCGCCGCGGAAGCCGTCACGGGAAGGCAGCGCGCGGAACTGGTCGGGGCGCAGTTCTGGGACCTGTTCGCGCGCATGCGCGGCACCCCGCAGGAGCAAGCGCTGCGGCGCACGGCTCAAGAACGCACGCGCAGCCGCATCGAAGCCTACGACGACGCCCAGAACCGCTGGTTCGAGATCAACTCGTTTCCGATGGAGGCGTCGGGCGCCGACGCCGGCGGGCTCGCGCTGTACTTCCGCGACGAGACCGACCGCCGCCGGGCCGAGGAGGGTATCCACCGCCTGGCCGCGGTGGCGGAGCAGTCGTCCGACTTCATCGGCATCTTCACGCCCGATGACGGCGGCATCTATCTGAACCCGGCAGGGTGCCGCATGGCCGGCCTCGACGCCCGCACCAATATCGCGGCCTGGCGCATGATCGACTTCTTTCCGCGCGAAGACCGGCCGTTCGTGCGCGACCACGTGATGGCGGCGCTCACGGGGAGCGCGGCCCAGTGGGAAGGCGAACTGCGGCTCGACCAGCCCGACGGGCGCGAACCGATCCCCGTCTATTTCAAGGGCTTCGCGGTGCGCGACGCGGACGGCCACAACATCGGCCTCGCGACGATCACGCGCGACATCACGGCGCAAAAGCGGTCCGAGGACGAGCTGCGCCGCGTCGCGGCCGACCTGTCGGAAGCGGACCACCGCAAGAGCGAATTCCTCGCGACGCTGGCGCACGAGCTGCGCAACCCGCTGGCGCCGATCCGGACGGGCCTGGACCTGCTGCGCATGGCGCCGCGCGACGCGGAGGCCACGGCGCGCGTGCACGCGATGATGGACCGCCAGCTGGGGCACCTGATCCACCTCGTCGACGACCTGCTGGACATCGCCCGCATCACGCGCGGCAAGATCGAACTCAAACGGGAAGCCGTCGACCTCAAGGTGATCGTGCAGATGGCGCTGGAGACGAGCGCCGCGCTGATCGAGAGCCACGGCCACCGGCTCGACGTCGACCTGCCGGCCGAGCCGCTGCCGCTGGAGGCGGACGTCACGCGCATGGTGCAGGTGCTGTCGAATCTCCTCAACAACGCCGCCAAGTACACACCGGCCGGCGGCCGCGTCCTGCTGACGGCGTGGCGCGAGGACGGGCACGCCGCCGTCGCCGTGTCCGACACGGGCATCGGCATCCCGCCTGACGCGATCGGTTCCGTCTTCGAAATGTTCACGCAGGTGCGCGGCAGCCTCGATCGGGCCCAGGGTGGGCTGGGCATCGGGCTGTCGCTCGTGCGCCGCCTCGTCGAACTGCACGGCGGCCGCGTCAGCGCGTTTTCCGCCGGACGCGGCCACGGCAGCACTTTCACCGTACGCCTGCCGCTGCATCCGGGTTCGCCGCACGCCCGTCCGGCCGGCACGGCCGCCGCCGCCCCGCAAGCGCCGACGGCGTTGCGCGTGCTCGTGGTCGACGACAATGCCGATGCGGCCGACAGCCTCGTCGCGCTGCTGGAAGCGCTCGGCCACACGACGTGGGTCGCGCGCGACGGACCGCGCGGCCTGCAGACGGCGCTCGACGTGCACCCGGACCTCGTGCTGCTCGACATCGGCCTGCCCGGCATGAGCGGTTATGAAGTGGCGCGCGCGATCCGCAAGAGCCAGGGCGTGCGCCAGATCGTGCTCATCGCGCTGACGGGGTGGGGCGCCCAGAGCGACCAGGCGCAGTCGCACGAGGCGGGCTTCGACCAGCATTTGACCAAGCCGGTCAGCCTGGAGGCGCTGGAACAGGCGCTGGCCGCGGCCGCGCGCACGCTGCGATGA
- a CDS encoding mechanosensitive ion channel family protein: protein MTFPFLSRTGQFSFLNNPFEAWAAALAVTAGTAIGMVFVRAFVLRRMETLSRRTGTRLDDFVTRMLSQTYLLFIVVFAMYFGSTFLDLTDKQDKFVTRIAIASLLLQAAIWGDTGLRAWRDQFSIGPVDGERRASSSVLCFISRLLLWVVVTLMILDNFGINITTLVASLGIGGVAVALATQNILGDLFASLSIMLDKPFEVGDFIIVGDVLGSVEHIGLKTTRVRGLGGEQVVFSNGELLKSRIHNHKRMQTRRVAFVLRVAYGMPEELLCRIPHIIRDIVASKPNIDFERAHFFSWGQWSLDFEVVYHYRSPDYILHMDAQQDIFLEIYRRFQQEGIEFAHPLSIVRLADPKLADSFRRGGDAAPPPGPSFH from the coding sequence ATGACGTTTCCCTTCCTGTCCCGGACAGGGCAGTTTTCCTTCCTTAACAATCCTTTCGAAGCATGGGCGGCGGCATTGGCGGTGACGGCCGGCACCGCCATCGGCATGGTGTTCGTGCGCGCCTTCGTGCTGCGCCGCATGGAGACACTGTCGCGCCGCACGGGCACCCGGCTGGACGACTTCGTCACGCGGATGTTGTCGCAAACCTATCTGTTGTTCATCGTCGTGTTCGCGATGTACTTCGGCAGCACCTTCCTCGACCTCACGGACAAGCAGGACAAGTTCGTCACGCGCATCGCGATCGCGTCGCTGCTGCTGCAGGCGGCCATCTGGGGCGACACGGGGCTGCGCGCCTGGCGCGACCAGTTCAGCATCGGTCCCGTCGACGGCGAACGGCGCGCGTCCAGCAGCGTGCTGTGCTTCATCTCGCGGCTGCTGCTGTGGGTGGTCGTCACCTTGATGATCCTCGACAATTTCGGGATCAATATCACGACGCTGGTCGCCAGCCTGGGCATCGGCGGCGTGGCCGTCGCGCTCGCGACGCAGAACATCCTGGGCGACCTGTTCGCGTCGCTCTCGATCATGCTGGACAAGCCGTTCGAGGTCGGCGATTTCATCATCGTCGGCGACGTGCTCGGCTCCGTCGAGCACATCGGCCTCAAGACGACGCGCGTGCGCGGGCTCGGCGGCGAACAGGTCGTGTTCTCGAACGGCGAACTGCTGAAAAGCCGCATCCACAACCACAAGCGCATGCAGACGCGGCGGGTGGCGTTCGTGCTGCGCGTGGCGTACGGCATGCCCGAGGAACTGCTGTGCCGCATCCCGCACATCATCCGCGACATCGTCGCGAGCAAACCGAATATCGATTTCGAACGGGCCCACTTCTTCAGCTGGGGGCAATGGTCGCTCGACTTCGAGGTCGTGTACCACTACCGGAGCCCCGACTACATCCTGCACATGGATGCGCAGCAGGACATCTTCTTGGAGATCTACCGGCGCTTCCAGCAGGAGGGCATCGAGTTCGCGCATCCGCTGTCGATCGTGCGCCTCGCCGATCCCAAGCTGGCCGACAGCTTCCGCCGTGGCGGCGACGCGGCTCCGCCGCCGGGGCCGTCCTTTCACTAG